The Pseudomonadota bacterium genome includes a window with the following:
- a CDS encoding GntR family transcriptional regulator: MANTSTSHVSRLADRTRRKVSDRTVARLRRAILAGEFAAGQDLPPERELAHRYGVSRLTLRAALALLENEGLVRPVHGSGTRVLDFRDTGGLELLGPITALAVGGGAVPAALLEQILELRRVLAVAAFGMGAERASSEQLEQLRIHLEQQARLTSDSRAFMRADLEFARLLVRTTGNLPLELLYNTIVRTLWSQPNLERLFAITDARATVQVYERLLELMRQRKAAAARKMAGRLMQRHDDRLLGRLRDMSEPPGAGP; encoded by the coding sequence ATGGCGAACACCTCCACAAGCCACGTGAGCAGGCTCGCGGACCGCACGCGGCGAAAGGTGTCGGATCGTACCGTTGCTCGCCTGCGCAGGGCAATCCTTGCCGGGGAGTTCGCTGCAGGGCAGGACCTGCCGCCGGAGCGCGAGCTTGCCCACCGCTACGGTGTCAGTCGCCTGACGCTGAGGGCGGCGCTCGCGCTGCTGGAAAACGAAGGCCTCGTGCGCCCGGTGCACGGCTCGGGGACACGAGTGCTGGATTTCCGCGACACCGGCGGCCTGGAGCTGTTGGGCCCCATCACGGCCCTGGCGGTTGGTGGCGGGGCAGTACCGGCAGCGCTCCTGGAGCAGATTCTGGAGCTGCGCCGCGTGCTGGCAGTGGCCGCTTTTGGCATGGGCGCCGAGCGGGCGAGCTCCGAGCAGCTCGAGCAGCTTCGGATCCATCTCGAGCAGCAAGCGAGGCTCACGAGCGACAGCCGCGCCTTCATGCGGGCAGACCTCGAGTTTGCGCGTTTGCTGGTCCGCACGACCGGCAACCTGCCGCTCGAGCTGCTCTACAACACCATCGTCAGAACGCTGTGGTCGCAGCCGAACCTGGAGCGCCTTTTCGCGATCACCGACGCGCGGGCCACGGTGCAGGTTTATGAGCGGTTGCTCGAGCTGATGCGGCAGCGCAAGGCGGCGGCTGCCCGCAAGATGGCAGGACGGCTGATGCAGCGGCACGACGATCGGCTGCTGGGACGGCTGAGGGACATGAGCGAGCCCCCGGGGGCTGGCCCATGA
- a CDS encoding GMC family oxidoreductase N-terminal domain-containing protein: MRVEDTADVVIVGTGAGGATAARVLSEAGLSIIMLEEGPSLAPEDRPLELGRAMKQSLRDFATFTTAGASPFPLLLGRCVGGGTAVNSGIIWRMPQQVGREWKQRFGLGELVEPAAMRRIFETIESELGVDEVRPEAIGGNGELMREGARALGLPGRIIQRNAKDCRGSARCLQGCPHGARQSMEVSYVPFAMARGARLYASARAEQVIVRGGRAEAVRGSLLDEPGGKPRGRFEVHARRAVIVAAGAVFSPVLLRRSGLRRLVGERFQAHPGGAVVGRFREPVGMNQGATQSYEVPLPERGYKIESLSLPPELLAARLPGAGRSWQRHLGRLGHYAQWCALVRMRALGRVRPSWFSGGASVRYSPEPRDLRKLQDGLATIVRMMFAAGAEEVYPGVAGLPTPLTHPAQAELVDRADLGASDVRLVASHHFGTNCASALPARGVVGAALESHDVRALYVMDASVFPTNMGVNPQHTIMALAWRASERLANQERLKRRA; encoded by the coding sequence GTGCGAGTCGAAGACACAGCCGACGTGGTGATCGTGGGCACGGGCGCTGGTGGTGCGACCGCCGCCCGCGTGCTCAGCGAGGCCGGGCTTTCCATCATCATGCTGGAGGAGGGCCCTTCGCTTGCACCGGAAGACAGGCCCCTCGAGCTCGGACGCGCCATGAAGCAGTCGCTCAGGGACTTCGCCACGTTCACCACGGCGGGCGCCAGCCCCTTTCCACTGCTGCTTGGCCGCTGCGTGGGAGGAGGCACCGCGGTCAACTCCGGCATCATCTGGCGCATGCCCCAGCAGGTGGGGCGGGAGTGGAAGCAGCGCTTCGGCCTGGGTGAGCTCGTGGAACCTGCAGCCATGCGGCGGATCTTCGAGACGATCGAGTCCGAGCTGGGCGTCGACGAGGTCCGGCCGGAGGCTATCGGTGGCAACGGCGAGCTGATGCGCGAGGGCGCGCGGGCGCTCGGTCTGCCCGGTCGGATCATCCAACGCAACGCCAAGGACTGCCGCGGGAGCGCCCGCTGCCTGCAAGGGTGCCCGCATGGCGCCCGCCAGAGCATGGAAGTTTCGTATGTCCCGTTCGCGATGGCGCGTGGGGCACGGCTGTACGCCAGTGCGCGCGCCGAGCAGGTGATCGTGCGCGGCGGCCGAGCCGAGGCTGTGCGCGGCTCGCTGCTCGACGAGCCCGGCGGCAAGCCGCGAGGCAGGTTTGAAGTGCACGCGCGCCGCGCCGTGATCGTGGCAGCAGGCGCCGTGTTCAGCCCGGTCCTGTTGAGGCGCAGCGGGCTGCGCAGGCTCGTGGGCGAGCGCTTCCAGGCCCATCCCGGGGGTGCGGTCGTCGGTCGCTTCCGAGAGCCGGTGGGCATGAACCAGGGAGCAACTCAGTCCTACGAGGTTCCGCTCCCGGAGCGTGGCTACAAGATCGAATCGCTGTCGCTTCCTCCCGAGCTGCTCGCCGCGCGCCTGCCCGGCGCGGGCAGGTCATGGCAGCGGCATCTCGGCCGCTTGGGCCACTACGCCCAGTGGTGCGCCCTGGTACGCATGCGTGCGCTTGGACGCGTCCGACCCTCGTGGTTTTCAGGCGGTGCGAGCGTGCGCTATTCGCCCGAGCCTCGCGACCTGCGCAAGCTGCAGGACGGCCTTGCGACCATAGTGCGCATGATGTTCGCGGCCGGGGCCGAGGAAGTCTACCCGGGTGTGGCGGGGCTCCCGACGCCCCTCACGCACCCGGCCCAAGCCGAGCTCGTCGATAGGGCTGACCTCGGGGCCAGCGACGTGCGCCTGGTGGCGTCGCATCATTTCGGCACCAACTGTGCCAGCGCCCTGCCCGCGCGTGGCGTGGTCGGCGCTGCCCTGGAGAGCCACGACGTGCGCGCATTGTACGTGATGGACGCAAGCGTCTTTCCCACCAACATGGGCGTCAACCCCCAGCATACCATCATGGCCCTGGCCTGGCGCGCATCCGAGCGCCTGGCCAATCAAGAACGCCTGAAGCGGCGCGCTTGA